A section of the Phycodurus eques isolate BA_2022a chromosome 4, UOR_Pequ_1.1, whole genome shotgun sequence genome encodes:
- the LOC133401961 gene encoding uncharacterized protein DDB_G0271670-like: protein MPWSSSSGGSGSSASPTATGTPLSTGTSPMPWSSSSGGGSSSTTATATGTPLSTGTRSGIMQPSAAGTNAAASTQTTSASSVRAPNTGAISASSSSSSSSTTTLMFSTTWSPNSNSGTMKTMPMMSSPAEVSTSTTTAASGAGAGHSTMMMTMSAHAGGSMSGMTTSTMNMASPTQT from the exons ATGCCGTGGTCGTCCTCCAGCGGCGGCAGCGGCAGCTCAGCTTCGCCCACCGCCACAGGCACACCTTTATCCACAGGAACAAGTCCCATGCCGTGGTCTTCCTCCagcggcggcggcagcagctCAACTACAGCCACCGCCACAGGCACACCTTTATCCACAGGAACAAGAAGCGGCATCATGCAGCCGTCGGCCGCTGGAACTAACGCTGCTGCTTCTACACAAACAACTTCTGCTAGCTCAGTCCGTGCTCCTAATACAGGAGCCAtctctgcttcctcctcctcctcctcctcctccaccaccaccttGATGTTTAGCACAACCTGGAGTCCAAACAGCAACTCCGGGACCATGAAGACAATGCCGATGATGTCGTCTCCCGCCGAGGTGTCCACGTCCACCA CCACGGCCGCGTCCGGCGCCGGCGCCGGGCACTccacgatgatgatgacgatgtcCGCACACGCGGGAGGGAGCATGTCCGGTATGACAACAAGCACAATGAACATGGCAAGTCCAACTCAAACCTAA